Proteins encoded together in one Cellulomonas gilvus ATCC 13127 window:
- a CDS encoding elongation factor G, with protein MDQATTPRIRTVALVGAAGAGKTTLAEALLHRAGTIPRPGRVEDGSTVTDHEPEEIARGISLSLGVAPLSWRAPDGETYDVTLLDTPGSPDFAGALDAALAVADLAVVVVSAVDGVQAGTYAAWRAAAAAGVPRLVVVTKEDKARADFHHVLEDLRTAFGTGFVPLELPLGEESAFHGVADVLSEEGLDYTPDGRHSTCAVPDDVAAEEHRLHDEVTEEIVSHDDEALERYLSGDEPSAADLERTLAHEVRDLEAFPVLVVSGITEVGVDRLADLVCELGPAPGDRPASVTAGATTVEVAADPAGPVLVHAFRTVADPFVGQVTLLRVLSGTIRPGDRLLNTATRTEERLPGLFRLRGKEHLPVDGAVAGQVVAVAKLTGTPSGSLLAEKTGPGAAMSAPVARPRPPVYGLVLSPVTQSDDDRLSAALARLTAEDTTLVVDRSSDRTILRGLGETHLAVALERLARVFGVNVTTSPVPVAYRETIRRTVEAEGKVKKQSGGHGQFAVAHLRVAPLPHGGGFEFVDSVVGGAIPRNYLGAVEKGVVEGMSHGGPHGYPVVDLRVEVYDGKAHSVDSSDMAFRTAAANGLRDALAAAGTVVLEPIDHVRVVVPSASQGDVMGDLSGRRGRITATTARDDGLVEIEAYVPQSELTRYVMDLRSLTGGRAELTVSPGTYEVCPEHLVTA; from the coding sequence ATGGACCAGGCAACGACGCCCAGGATCCGCACCGTGGCCCTGGTGGGCGCGGCAGGCGCGGGCAAGACCACCCTCGCCGAGGCGCTGCTGCACCGCGCCGGCACCATCCCGCGCCCCGGGCGCGTCGAGGACGGCTCGACCGTCACCGACCACGAGCCCGAGGAGATCGCGCGCGGAATCTCGCTGTCGCTGGGCGTGGCCCCGCTGAGCTGGCGCGCGCCCGACGGCGAGACGTACGACGTGACGCTGCTCGACACCCCCGGGTCGCCCGACTTCGCGGGCGCGCTCGACGCCGCTCTGGCCGTCGCCGACCTGGCCGTGGTGGTCGTCTCCGCCGTCGACGGCGTGCAGGCCGGGACGTACGCCGCCTGGCGGGCCGCCGCCGCCGCGGGTGTCCCGCGCCTCGTCGTCGTGACCAAGGAGGACAAGGCGCGCGCCGACTTCCACCACGTGCTCGAGGACCTGCGCACCGCGTTCGGCACCGGGTTCGTGCCGCTCGAGCTGCCGCTCGGCGAGGAGTCCGCGTTCCACGGCGTCGCGGACGTGCTCAGCGAGGAGGGCCTCGACTACACGCCCGACGGCCGGCACAGCACGTGCGCGGTCCCCGACGACGTCGCCGCCGAGGAGCACCGCCTGCACGACGAGGTCACCGAGGAGATCGTCTCGCACGACGACGAGGCGCTCGAGCGGTACCTGTCCGGCGACGAGCCGTCCGCGGCCGACCTCGAGCGCACGCTCGCGCACGAGGTGCGCGACCTCGAGGCGTTCCCCGTGCTGGTCGTCTCCGGCATCACCGAGGTCGGTGTGGACCGCCTCGCCGACCTGGTGTGCGAGCTCGGCCCCGCGCCCGGCGACCGGCCCGCGAGCGTCACCGCAGGCGCCACCACCGTCGAGGTCGCCGCCGACCCGGCCGGCCCCGTCCTGGTCCACGCGTTCCGCACCGTCGCCGACCCGTTCGTCGGGCAGGTCACGCTCCTGCGTGTGCTGTCCGGGACCATCCGCCCCGGCGACCGCCTGCTCAACACCGCCACCCGCACCGAGGAGCGCCTGCCCGGCCTGTTCCGTCTGCGCGGCAAGGAGCACCTGCCCGTCGACGGCGCCGTCGCAGGTCAGGTGGTGGCCGTCGCGAAGCTGACGGGCACCCCCAGCGGCTCGCTGCTGGCAGAGAAGACCGGACCGGGCGCCGCGATGTCGGCGCCCGTCGCACGTCCGCGCCCGCCCGTGTACGGGCTCGTCCTGTCGCCCGTGACCCAGTCCGACGACGACCGCCTCTCGGCCGCACTCGCGCGTCTGACCGCCGAGGACACCACGCTCGTCGTCGACCGTTCGTCCGACCGGACCATCCTGCGCGGGCTCGGCGAGACGCATCTCGCCGTCGCGCTCGAACGCCTCGCGCGCGTGTTCGGCGTCAACGTCACCACCTCGCCCGTGCCCGTCGCCTACCGCGAGACCATCCGCCGCACCGTCGAGGCCGAGGGCAAGGTCAAGAAGCAGTCCGGCGGGCACGGCCAGTTCGCCGTCGCCCACCTGCGCGTCGCGCCCCTGCCGCACGGCGGCGGGTTCGAGTTCGTCGACTCCGTCGTCGGCGGCGCCATCCCGCGCAACTACCTCGGCGCCGTCGAGAAGGGCGTCGTCGAGGGCATGTCGCACGGCGGACCGCACGGCTACCCCGTCGTGGACCTGCGCGTCGAGGTGTACGACGGCAAGGCCCACTCCGTCGACTCCTCCGACATGGCGTTCCGCACCGCCGCTGCCAACGGGCTGCGCGACGCCCTGGCCGCCGCCGGGACCGTGGTGCTCGAACCCATCGACCACGTGCGCGTCGTCGTGCCCTCCGCGAGCCAGGGTGACGTGATGGGCGACCTGTCCGGGCGGCGAGGGCGCATCACCGCGACCACCGCGCGCGACGACGGGCTGGTGGAGATCGAGGCGTACGTGCCGCAGTCCGAGCTCACGCGGTACGTGATGGACCTGCGGTCGCTGACCGGCGGGCGCGCCGAGCTGACCGTCTCGCCCGGGACCTACGAGGTGTGCCCCGAGCACCTGGTCACGGCCTGA
- a CDS encoding FKBP-type peptidyl-prolyl cis-trans isomerase: MHATTTRRTRAHRVAATVAAAALALTLAACGDDNSSTESKPNATTSASADPSADPSAAPTAAATASAEDIAALESVKVEGKPGTQPTITLPEKPFTVSANVARVVDEGSGDAIADGDLIELGLTAVDGSDGKILGSTHDGEATGTWTVGSALPVLDDLLTTVKFGAQILMALPQDTTTVYVVEPLRVIPLRAEGKAVAPKDGLPTVKLGEDGAPTITPAKGDAPTELVVQPLIEGTGKTVEAGDNVLVQYSGVLWDGTAFDSSWGEGRTPFTVANVGQAQVIDGWNEGLVGQKVGSQVLLVVPPEKGYKDQQQGAIPPNSTLVFVVDILFA, encoded by the coding sequence GTGCACGCCACCACCACCCGTCGCACCCGCGCGCACCGCGTCGCCGCGACCGTCGCCGCCGCGGCGCTCGCCCTGACGCTCGCCGCATGCGGTGACGACAACTCGTCCACCGAGTCGAAGCCCAACGCGACGACGTCCGCGTCGGCCGACCCCTCGGCAGACCCGTCCGCCGCGCCCACCGCCGCCGCCACCGCGTCCGCCGAGGACATCGCGGCTCTCGAGTCCGTCAAGGTCGAGGGCAAGCCCGGCACGCAGCCGACCATCACGCTGCCGGAGAAGCCGTTCACCGTGTCCGCCAACGTCGCCCGCGTCGTCGACGAGGGCTCGGGCGACGCGATCGCGGACGGCGACCTCATCGAGCTCGGCCTCACCGCGGTCGACGGCTCCGACGGCAAGATCCTGGGCAGCACGCACGACGGCGAGGCCACGGGCACGTGGACCGTCGGCTCGGCGCTCCCCGTGCTGGACGACCTGCTGACCACCGTGAAGTTCGGTGCGCAGATCCTCATGGCGCTGCCGCAGGACACCACCACCGTCTACGTCGTCGAGCCGCTGCGGGTCATCCCGCTGCGCGCCGAGGGCAAGGCCGTGGCGCCCAAGGACGGCCTGCCGACCGTCAAGCTCGGCGAGGACGGCGCACCCACCATCACGCCCGCCAAGGGCGACGCGCCCACCGAGCTCGTGGTCCAGCCGCTCATCGAGGGCACGGGCAAGACCGTCGAGGCCGGCGACAACGTGCTGGTCCAGTACTCCGGCGTCCTGTGGGACGGCACCGCGTTCGACTCCAGCTGGGGCGAGGGCCGCACGCCGTTCACGGTCGCGAACGTCGGCCAGGCGCAGGTCATCGACGGCTGGAACGAGGGCCTCGTCGGGCAGAAGGTCGGCAGCCAGGTGCTGCTCGTCGTGCCGCCGGAGAAGGGCTACAAGGACCAGCAGCAGGGCGCGATCCCGCCGAACTCGACGCTCGTGTTCGTCGTGGACATCCTGTTCGCCTGA
- a CDS encoding Pr6Pr family membrane protein has protein sequence MNVVVAVFRFAVAALALAGTKEIWLQGEVDGLLYFTNQSGVLLTVVMVWGGIASLLRKPQPPAWLKGGVTLFLAITGLVAYFVLAPEAADAPVRAVGLTAGQIEHQLNPVLAVLDFLLLDPHRRTRWRYAWWWLTYLLAYVTFTTIRGTVWDLGYPYGFIDLDEHGWGGLAVNVLIYGTGFFLLGLLIVLVDRRMPARALVGTPVRTST, from the coding sequence GTGAACGTCGTCGTCGCAGTGTTCCGATTCGCGGTCGCGGCTCTCGCGCTCGCCGGGACCAAGGAGATCTGGCTGCAGGGCGAGGTGGACGGCCTCCTCTACTTCACCAACCAGTCCGGCGTGCTGCTGACCGTGGTGATGGTCTGGGGCGGCATCGCGTCGCTGCTGCGCAAGCCCCAGCCGCCCGCGTGGCTCAAGGGCGGCGTCACGCTGTTCCTGGCGATCACCGGGCTCGTCGCGTACTTCGTGCTCGCACCCGAGGCCGCCGACGCACCCGTGCGCGCCGTCGGGCTCACCGCCGGGCAGATCGAGCACCAGCTCAACCCCGTGCTCGCCGTGCTGGACTTCCTGCTGCTGGACCCGCACCGCCGCACGCGCTGGCGGTACGCGTGGTGGTGGCTCACGTACCTGCTCGCCTACGTCACGTTCACGACGATCCGCGGCACGGTCTGGGACCTCGGCTACCCGTACGGCTTCATCGACCTCGACGAGCACGGGTGGGGCGGCCTGGCCGTCAACGTCCTCATCTATGGGACCGGGTTCTTCCTGCTGGGGCTGCTGATCGTGCTCGTCGACCGGCGGATGCCCGCCCGTGCACTCGTCGGGACGCCCGTGCGCACGTCCACCTGA
- a CDS encoding Gfo/Idh/MocA family protein, with translation MAPLRFGIVGSGWRAEFFARMARLLPEQFTCVGVVTRTAERGAQVEAAWGVPTVRTVAELVGGFPQKPELVVVSVPWPVTPVVTRELVAAGVPVLAETPPAPDADGLFALWADVGASGLVQVAEHSPSMPAHAARQAVVDAGLIGRPTQVQVSSTHLYHAVGLIRRLLGAGRGAATVRSVRFEAPLLDPLARDGWTGATEPAAAGTVLATLDLGEGRSALYDFTDNQWHNPLRTNRIVVRGSLGEIVGDEVTRYAGPRTVLTSRIERRTSGLEQNLDGFDLEHLTHEGHVLFRNPFVGARLADDDIAVAGLLAGCARWLHDDGPEPYPLADGCHDHLLGLAIEESARTGEAVHVAAPPWAG, from the coding sequence ATGGCTCCGCTGCGGTTCGGGATCGTCGGGAGCGGGTGGCGCGCGGAGTTCTTCGCGCGGATGGCCCGCCTGCTGCCGGAGCAGTTCACGTGCGTGGGTGTGGTGACGCGCACGGCCGAGCGCGGCGCGCAGGTCGAGGCCGCGTGGGGCGTGCCGACGGTGCGGACCGTCGCCGAGCTCGTCGGCGGCTTCCCGCAGAAGCCCGAGCTGGTGGTGGTGTCCGTGCCGTGGCCCGTGACGCCCGTGGTGACGCGGGAGCTGGTCGCGGCCGGTGTCCCCGTGCTGGCCGAGACCCCGCCCGCGCCGGATGCCGACGGGCTGTTCGCTCTCTGGGCGGACGTCGGCGCCTCGGGTCTGGTGCAGGTGGCGGAGCACAGCCCGTCGATGCCCGCGCACGCGGCCCGCCAGGCCGTGGTGGACGCGGGGCTGATCGGGCGGCCCACGCAGGTCCAGGTCTCCTCGACGCACCTGTACCACGCGGTGGGCCTGATCCGGCGGCTGCTCGGGGCCGGCCGGGGCGCGGCCACGGTGCGCTCGGTGCGGTTCGAGGCGCCCCTGCTCGACCCGCTCGCGCGCGACGGCTGGACGGGCGCCACCGAGCCCGCGGCCGCGGGCACGGTCCTGGCGACGCTCGACCTGGGCGAGGGCCGCAGCGCGCTGTACGACTTCACCGACAACCAGTGGCACAACCCGCTGCGCACCAACCGGATCGTCGTGCGGGGTTCGCTGGGCGAGATCGTCGGCGACGAGGTGACGCGCTACGCCGGTCCGCGCACCGTGCTGACGTCCCGCATCGAGCGCCGCACGTCGGGTCTCGAGCAGAACCTGGACGGGTTCGACCTCGAGCACCTGACGCACGAGGGGCACGTGCTGTTCCGCAACCCGTTCGTCGGGGCGCGGCTGGCCGACGACGACATCGCGGTCGCGGGACTGCTCGCGGGGTGCGCGCGCTGGCTGCACGACGACGGCCCCGAGCCGTACCCGCTCGCGGACGGCTGCCACGACCACCTGCTCGGGCTGGCGATCGAGGAGTCGGCCCGCACGGGCGAGGCCGTGCACGTGGCCGCACCGCCGTGGGCGGGCTGA
- a CDS encoding VIT1/CCC1 transporter family protein encodes MGGVTGTTAPSRAQTRRWRQYLADERAEAAVYRDLAARRTGEEQAILLALADAERRHEQHWLTLLGDDVGKPLRGDFRTRTLGWLARRFGSVFVLALAQRAEARSSYDDDADATAQMAADERIHEEVVRGLATRGRNRISGTFRAAVFGANDGLVSNLALVLGIGASGASNGTILLTGLAGLLAGALSMGAGEYVSVRSQRELLEASRPGPRARTALAHLDVDANELALVYRARGMDPGEADERARTVLTSLEQFAGSAPFLVATDDEAAEVPVEEVDEHETIGTAVGAAVASFCFFATGAAVPVLPYLLGASGWTAVGWSAGLVGLALLGTGATVGVLSGASPGRRALRQLAIGWGAAMATYLLGLAFGTGVA; translated from the coding sequence ATGGGCGGCGTGACCGGAACGACCGCGCCCTCGCGCGCCCAGACGCGCCGCTGGCGCCAGTACCTGGCCGACGAGCGCGCCGAGGCGGCCGTGTACCGCGACCTGGCGGCGCGTCGCACGGGTGAGGAGCAGGCGATCCTGCTGGCGCTCGCGGATGCGGAGCGCCGCCACGAGCAGCACTGGCTGACCCTGCTGGGCGACGACGTGGGCAAGCCGCTGCGCGGGGACTTCCGCACGCGCACGCTCGGCTGGCTCGCCCGCCGCTTCGGGTCGGTGTTCGTCCTGGCGCTCGCGCAGCGGGCCGAGGCACGCTCGTCGTACGACGACGACGCGGACGCGACCGCGCAGATGGCCGCCGACGAACGGATCCACGAGGAGGTGGTGCGCGGCCTGGCGACCCGCGGCCGCAACCGGATCTCCGGGACGTTCCGCGCGGCGGTGTTCGGCGCCAACGACGGCCTGGTCAGCAACCTCGCGCTGGTGCTCGGCATCGGTGCGAGCGGCGCGAGCAACGGCACCATCCTGCTGACCGGGCTCGCCGGGCTGCTGGCGGGCGCGCTGTCGATGGGGGCCGGCGAGTACGTCTCGGTCCGCTCGCAGCGTGAGCTGCTCGAGGCGTCACGCCCCGGCCCGCGGGCGCGCACCGCGCTCGCCCACCTGGACGTGGACGCCAACGAGCTCGCGCTGGTCTACCGCGCCCGCGGGATGGATCCCGGTGAGGCCGACGAGCGCGCGCGGACCGTGCTGACGTCGCTCGAGCAGTTCGCCGGCTCCGCGCCGTTCCTGGTGGCGACGGACGACGAGGCCGCCGAGGTGCCCGTCGAGGAGGTCGACGAGCACGAGACCATCGGCACGGCCGTCGGCGCTGCCGTCGCCAGCTTCTGCTTCTTCGCGACGGGCGCCGCCGTGCCCGTGCTGCCCTACCTGCTGGGTGCGAGCGGCTGGACGGCCGTGGGCTGGTCGGCAGGGCTCGTCGGGCTCGCGCTGCTGGGGACTGGCGCGACCGTCGGCGTGCTGTCCGGTGCCTCGCCGGGCCGCCGTGCGCTGCGGCAGCTCGCGATCGGGTGGGGCGCCGCGATGGCGACGTACCTGCTGGGTCTCGCGTTCGGCACGGGTGTCGCGTGA
- a CDS encoding siderophore-interacting protein: MTATQTEPQPSSTATSTEQSQAPAAQPFRAFAVTVAAIQRVCPSVLRVTFTGEDLDRFADNGFDQRIKFFLPLECGYGELLDLTASGDWYGRWRELPDERRHPIRTYTARTVRPHARELDVDIVLHGDHGPASRWALQARPGSELVILGPNADAVGPHGGVDFVPPLRTDQFLLAGDETALPAIAAILERMPADACGEALIEMPHPEDRMDLGAPAGVTVHWLGRDGAPHGSLLDPAVRAAAARVLPRGDGGELVDVPWTHASDDDVWEVPVDYSTYSALRETAPVYAWLAGESGVIRGLRRHLVTELGIDRKSVAFMGYWRQGRSEAN; this comes from the coding sequence GTGACCGCGACCCAGACCGAGCCGCAGCCGTCCTCGACCGCCACCAGCACCGAGCAGAGCCAGGCGCCCGCCGCGCAGCCGTTCCGCGCCTTCGCGGTCACGGTCGCCGCCATCCAGCGCGTGTGCCCGAGCGTGCTGCGCGTGACGTTCACGGGTGAGGACCTGGACCGGTTCGCCGACAACGGGTTCGACCAGCGCATCAAGTTCTTCCTGCCGCTCGAGTGCGGCTACGGCGAGCTGCTGGACCTCACCGCGAGCGGCGACTGGTACGGCCGTTGGCGGGAGCTGCCCGACGAGCGCCGGCACCCGATCCGCACCTACACCGCCCGCACCGTGCGCCCGCACGCCCGGGAGCTGGACGTGGACATCGTCCTGCACGGCGACCACGGGCCCGCGTCCCGGTGGGCGCTGCAGGCCCGCCCCGGCTCCGAGCTGGTCATCCTGGGCCCGAACGCCGACGCCGTGGGCCCGCACGGCGGCGTCGACTTCGTCCCCCCGCTGCGCACCGACCAGTTCCTGCTGGCCGGCGACGAGACCGCGCTGCCCGCGATCGCCGCGATCCTCGAGCGCATGCCCGCCGACGCGTGCGGCGAGGCCCTCATCGAGATGCCGCACCCCGAGGACCGCATGGACCTGGGCGCACCCGCGGGCGTGACCGTCCACTGGCTCGGCCGCGACGGCGCCCCCCACGGCTCCCTCCTGGACCCGGCGGTGCGCGCTGCTGCGGCACGCGTCCTGCCCCGCGGTGACGGCGGCGAGCTCGTGGACGTTCCCTGGACCCACGCCTCCGACGACGACGTGTGGGAGGTGCCCGTGGACTACAGCACCTACAGCGCGCTGCGCGAGACCGCGCCCGTCTACGCCTGGCTCGCCGGGGAGTCCGGCGTGATCCGCGGGCTGCGGCGTCACCTGGTCACCGAGCTCGGCATCGACCGCAAGTCCGTCGCCTTCATGGGCTACTGGCGCCAGGGCCGCTCCGAAGCCAACTGA
- a CDS encoding type II restriction endonuclease produces MAGMSRSSDAAMTATTLSLDWAATRDLVTAWREDPGSTYRTWFLWPERVKNFRSLRRGIERVSADIEAGTFGNSYKESSLETVVRGIAEQRQLFKGADHPFHWKPKLRIPDIYEDRDNQLAFGRLLETCRCCTTEAQVLAAIGAFAGRGIRGLGPAAANLLYFLHPTIVPPFNTAIVRGYNALTGARVRLGRWDDFLAMRAGILELNEQLRDLLSNDLGAVAGLLFDIGAGRITAPPLPGQDATAALTAWREQLQRVGSLSEDSALTAATRQDTTHTEVQGWLRDLGHALGFDVWIASNDRSRPYAGGRLADGCLAALPDALVAGPAGDAIRLIDALWLDGEGSVVAAFEVEHTTSIYSGIVRMLDLALSGDGRVVTGLYLVAPDEREHEVRAQLRRPAFSPVADLHLRYLPYGELAANREAIARFGAGLHPIQRLARDLS; encoded by the coding sequence ATGGCCGGCATGAGCCGGTCCAGTGACGCCGCCATGACCGCTACGACACTGTCCCTCGACTGGGCCGCGACGCGGGACCTCGTCACGGCGTGGCGAGAGGATCCGGGCAGCACCTACCGGACCTGGTTCCTGTGGCCGGAGCGAGTCAAGAACTTCCGGTCGCTCCGCCGCGGCATCGAGCGGGTCAGCGCAGACATCGAGGCGGGCACGTTCGGGAACTCCTACAAGGAGTCGTCACTCGAGACGGTCGTTCGCGGCATCGCGGAGCAGCGGCAGCTGTTCAAGGGGGCCGATCATCCGTTCCACTGGAAGCCGAAGCTCCGCATCCCCGACATCTACGAGGACCGTGACAACCAGCTCGCCTTCGGTCGCCTCCTCGAGACCTGCCGATGCTGCACCACCGAGGCGCAGGTCCTAGCCGCGATCGGTGCCTTCGCAGGCCGGGGAATCCGCGGCCTGGGTCCCGCAGCGGCGAACCTGCTGTACTTCCTGCACCCCACGATCGTCCCACCGTTCAACACGGCGATCGTCCGCGGCTACAACGCGCTAACCGGAGCGCGCGTCCGGCTCGGACGTTGGGACGACTTCCTCGCCATGAGGGCGGGGATCCTCGAGCTCAACGAGCAGCTGCGCGACCTCTTGTCCAACGACCTCGGGGCGGTCGCTGGGTTGCTCTTCGACATCGGCGCTGGCCGCATCACCGCCCCACCGCTCCCCGGGCAGGACGCCACCGCAGCGCTGACCGCGTGGCGCGAGCAGCTGCAGCGCGTCGGCTCACTCAGCGAGGACTCCGCGCTCACCGCAGCGACCCGGCAGGACACCACCCACACCGAGGTGCAGGGGTGGCTGCGTGACCTCGGGCATGCGTTGGGGTTCGACGTGTGGATCGCGAGCAACGACCGGAGCCGGCCCTACGCCGGCGGCCGGCTGGCCGACGGGTGTCTGGCAGCACTGCCCGATGCCCTCGTGGCCGGCCCGGCGGGCGACGCTATCCGGCTCATCGACGCGCTGTGGCTCGACGGCGAAGGCTCGGTGGTGGCGGCGTTCGAGGTCGAGCACACGACGTCCATCTACTCGGGCATCGTCCGCATGCTCGACCTCGCACTGTCCGGTGACGGGCGCGTGGTCACAGGGCTGTACCTGGTGGCACCCGACGAGCGCGAGCACGAGGTGCGCGCCCAGCTCAGGAGACCGGCCTTCAGCCCGGTTGCCGATCTTCACCTGCGTTACCTGCCGTACGGCGAACTTGCTGCCAACCGTGAAGCCATCGCCAGGTTCGGCGCCGGGCTGCACCCGATCCAGCGGCTGGCCCGCGACCTGAGCTGA